The following proteins are co-located in the Vibrio astriarenae genome:
- a CDS encoding ATP synthase subunit C, translating to MEHFVIALGWLGAFAPVALGAIGSAIGCSVAGQSACGAMLDVESGYGKYIGLSAMPSSQVIYGIVIMFTLSGIGVTDATAGGLFGIGLMTGLALLFSAIYQGQAVSAAINASKNKPEVFGLSIAPAAIVEGFSVFAFVFALVMGGNIAA from the coding sequence ATGGAACATTTCGTTATTGCACTAGGTTGGTTAGGCGCATTCGCTCCAGTAGCGCTTGGCGCAATTGGCTCAGCAATTGGTTGTTCAGTTGCAGGACAATCGGCGTGTGGCGCAATGCTGGATGTTGAGTCTGGCTACGGTAAATACATCGGTCTATCGGCGATGCCTTCTTCTCAGGTTATCTACGGCATCGTGATCATGTTTACCCTTTCGGGTATCGGTGTGACTGACGCAACTGCGGGTGGTCTGTTTGGTATCGGTCTGATGACAGGTCTTGCGCTACTTTTCTCGGCTATCTATCAAGGTCAAGCGGTATCCGCGGCGATCAATGCATCGAAGAACAAGCCAGAAGTATTTGGTCTATCAATCGCACCAGCGGCTATCGTTGAAGGCTTCTCTGTATTTGCTTTCGTTTTCGCTTTGGTAATGGGCGGCAACATCGCCGCTTAA
- a CDS encoding V-type ATP synthase subunit I, with amino-acid sequence MSIKSLKRLTLGGQASRREDILIALQALGCMHLIPLSEDNAKVNRAIAMQQPTEASEALAWLSRLERRRRPVKDKSLIDVDELVAEILENKQRIRQQQDKRDLLKQRLQLLRPWGEFDLPELASIQGLRFWFYVLPLKKSAALSSLEVPWQEIYRDQKNAYIIVVSENEPDSGILPVERSRVGQDSLSKVEEHIEIAEQHLEDLYAEREALTRWIYPLSQSLAASQDHAELLLASSGVQDEGEFFLVQGWMPADAEEAILELSEAFGTAVLLEEPQADDQPPTLLENSDLTGGGAEAMGFFQTPNYRAWDPGNLVFYSFSLFFAMIMNDAMYSAIFGVIVLLFRDKFEQSIEGQRLKNLGLFMSGLGVAWGILAGSYFGVTPSEGSLLGSLNIIDMNDYSAMMKLSVFIGVMHLIIANVMTAYINRTQTRALAPLGWAALMFGGMVYWFAETGTVWQGLGKFVGVVCAIGGAGLVCVFSSNRPIDTPKGLALRILDGAKAIYNITGAFGDILSYMRLFALGLSGASLAMTFNSLAGQAIEAKPVSGVLFAGLILLLGHVLNFALCIMSGVVHGMRLNVIEFVNWGLSDEGYPFKAFRKKED; translated from the coding sequence ATGAGTATTAAATCACTAAAACGACTAACGCTTGGTGGCCAAGCCTCACGTCGTGAAGACATCCTCATTGCTTTGCAAGCGCTTGGTTGTATGCACCTGATTCCATTAAGTGAAGACAATGCCAAAGTCAATCGTGCGATTGCTATGCAGCAGCCAACTGAGGCAAGTGAGGCACTCGCGTGGCTCAGTCGCCTCGAACGCCGTCGCCGTCCGGTCAAAGATAAAAGCTTGATCGATGTCGATGAGTTGGTGGCAGAGATCCTCGAGAACAAGCAGCGCATCCGCCAGCAACAAGATAAACGCGACCTACTCAAACAGCGTTTGCAACTGTTGCGTCCGTGGGGTGAGTTTGACTTGCCTGAGCTTGCTAGCATCCAAGGTCTGCGCTTTTGGTTTTATGTATTGCCACTGAAAAAGTCGGCAGCCCTGTCCAGCCTAGAGGTTCCTTGGCAGGAGATCTATCGCGACCAGAAAAATGCTTACATTATCGTGGTATCAGAAAACGAACCCGATAGCGGCATTCTACCGGTTGAGCGCTCACGTGTTGGGCAAGATAGCTTATCCAAAGTTGAAGAGCATATCGAGATTGCCGAGCAGCACCTTGAAGACTTGTACGCCGAACGTGAAGCCTTGACTCGTTGGATTTATCCATTAAGTCAATCGCTTGCCGCAAGCCAGGATCATGCTGAGCTGTTGCTGGCATCATCTGGTGTTCAAGATGAAGGGGAGTTCTTCCTCGTCCAAGGTTGGATGCCTGCCGATGCCGAAGAGGCGATTCTAGAGCTCAGCGAGGCCTTTGGCACCGCCGTGCTACTGGAAGAGCCGCAGGCTGACGACCAGCCGCCAACCTTGCTCGAAAACTCGGATCTGACCGGTGGTGGTGCAGAGGCGATGGGCTTCTTCCAAACCCCAAACTATCGTGCTTGGGACCCGGGTAATCTGGTGTTTTATTCATTCTCATTGTTCTTTGCCATGATTATGAATGACGCCATGTACTCGGCCATCTTTGGTGTGATTGTTCTGTTGTTTAGAGACAAGTTTGAGCAAAGCATCGAAGGACAGCGACTTAAGAACCTTGGCCTGTTTATGTCAGGACTTGGGGTGGCTTGGGGCATCTTAGCCGGTAGTTACTTTGGTGTAACACCGAGCGAGGGCAGCCTATTAGGCTCGCTGAACATCATCGATATGAACGATTATTCGGCGATGATGAAGCTGTCTGTGTTTATTGGTGTCATGCACCTGATCATCGCCAACGTGATGACTGCTTACATCAACCGTACTCAAACTCGCGCGCTGGCACCACTTGGCTGGGCCGCGTTAATGTTTGGCGGCATGGTGTATTGGTTTGCCGAAACCGGTACGGTTTGGCAAGGCCTTGGCAAGTTTGTCGGCGTTGTCTGTGCGATTGGTGGTGCGGGCCTTGTCTGCGTCTTTAGCAGCAACCGTCCTATCGACACGCCGAAAGGTCTGGCGCTGCGCATACTCGATGGTGCTAAAGCTATCTATAACATCACTGGTGCGTTCGGTGACATTCTCAGCTACATGCGTCTATTCGCACTGGGTCTGTCGGGTGCGTCATTGGCGATGACATTTAACTCACTTGCAGGTCAAGCTATTGAAGCTAAACCCGTTTCCGGCGTGTTGTTCGCTGGCTTGATTCTGCTTCTCGGCCATGTCCTTAACTTCGCACTCTGTATTATGAGTGGCGTGGTTCACGGCATGCGTCTCAATGTAATTGAATTTGTAAATTGGGGTCTATCCGACGAAGGATACCCATTCAAAGCGTTTCGTAAGAAAGAGGATTAA
- a CDS encoding carbohydrate porin encodes MTKAVRFLPLPLIIMSASSVASTGFNHTLTGDWAGIRSDLNANGFNFDIEYTNTLQSVVAGSEQKDLNNSHRFDMITSLDLEKMGLWEGGKLTTQLVARGGTANDFGYTGLSAPNAGQYGHDEDVFISSLFYTHQFSSATNMHIGKIDAFELLRNAPFFGGATRHGFLNLAFAAPPSGVTPPSFVGAIANHTIDNWRLSGMIYDPRDRYTDSLDMSGLFEDGVNVNLSATYNTDWFNRSSSISTSLTYSTEEGTDFSDLSATAQYKYNARVQVNHNLVERDGDSWGLYLRAALADGNPNIIDGTFVGGLGGSALFFDRPMDTWGLGYYYYDLSNALQDSINHISPELAQDESGFEAFYAYQAMPWLTLTGDIQYVVPALSTDSAAWVAGLRTNIRF; translated from the coding sequence ATGACCAAAGCAGTTCGCTTTCTCCCCTTACCCCTTATCATCATGAGCGCTAGCAGTGTCGCTAGCACGGGCTTTAACCACACTCTCACCGGAGACTGGGCCGGTATACGCTCTGATCTAAATGCCAATGGCTTTAACTTCGATATCGAGTACACGAATACACTCCAATCTGTTGTTGCTGGTAGCGAGCAGAAGGATCTCAATAACTCTCATCGATTCGATATGATCACTAGCCTAGACCTTGAAAAAATGGGACTTTGGGAAGGTGGCAAGTTGACCACTCAATTGGTTGCACGCGGTGGCACAGCCAATGACTTCGGTTACACTGGCCTGTCAGCACCTAACGCTGGTCAATATGGTCACGATGAAGATGTGTTTATCTCCTCTTTGTTCTATACCCATCAGTTTTCGTCGGCAACTAACATGCACATCGGTAAAATCGATGCCTTTGAGCTGCTAAGAAATGCACCATTCTTTGGCGGAGCAACGCGTCATGGCTTTTTGAATCTTGCCTTTGCTGCGCCACCAAGTGGGGTTACACCTCCGTCTTTCGTCGGCGCGATTGCCAACCACACTATCGATAACTGGCGCCTTAGCGGAATGATTTACGATCCGCGTGACCGTTATACCGATAGCCTTGATATGAGTGGTCTGTTTGAAGATGGGGTGAATGTCAACCTGTCTGCGACCTACAATACCGATTGGTTTAACCGCAGCAGCTCTATCTCAACCTCGCTTACCTACAGCACAGAAGAAGGCACCGACTTCAGTGATTTAAGTGCTACTGCCCAGTACAAGTACAACGCTCGTGTGCAGGTAAATCATAACCTGGTAGAGCGTGATGGCGACAGTTGGGGTTTATACCTGCGTGCTGCGCTGGCTGATGGCAATCCGAACATTATCGATGGTACCTTTGTTGGCGGCCTAGGTGGTAGTGCCCTGTTCTTCGATAGACCAATGGATACTTGGGGCCTAGGTTACTACTACTATGATCTTTCGAACGCTCTCCAAGATAGCATCAACCACATATCACCGGAACTTGCTCAGGATGAAAGTGGCTTTGAAGCTTTCTACGCTTACCAAGCAATGCCGTGGCTTACGCTAACAGGTGACATCCAGTATGTTGTCCCAGCCCTAAGCACCGACTCAGCGGCATGGGTAGCAGGTCTGCGCACCAATATCCGTTTCTAA
- a CDS encoding V-type ATP synthase subunit B, whose amino-acid sequence MSQSLLRYTNILSIVGDLIKVEVPKLNSENATAKYGDLAMIEQDGENYSLAQIIKIDNEEVSLQVFAGCKGLSTNAAVCFLDQPMKVTYSPNILGRIFNGAGHAIDNGPELETDPKVEIDGPSVNPVRRTLASRMVRTNVPMIDVFNTLVESQKIPVFSVAGEPYNKFLSRIAIQAEADVVVFAGMGLIYDDYHFFKTQFEEAGVSSRTVMFVNQASDPTVERLLAPDMALSVAEHFAVGESKNVLVLLTDMTSYADAMKEIGVSMDKIPSNRGYMGDLYSQLAKRYEKACDYKGAGSVTLLAVTTMPGNDVTHPVPDNTGYITEGQFYLHDGVIDPFGSLSRLKQMVVGKQTREDHGALMDALIRLYSEAVEAKQKEAMAFELSDYDRKTLKYGDLFKKNFMTLDVDMSLEDALDLGWKILADCFEAEETLIKDSLLEHYWPSNQTSPVEAEV is encoded by the coding sequence ATGTCGCAGAGTCTTTTAAGATACACCAACATACTAAGTATTGTTGGTGATTTGATTAAGGTAGAAGTACCCAAACTTAATAGTGAAAATGCCACAGCCAAATATGGCGATCTTGCGATGATTGAGCAAGATGGTGAGAACTATTCATTAGCTCAAATCATTAAGATTGATAATGAAGAAGTCTCATTGCAGGTATTTGCAGGCTGTAAAGGTCTATCGACCAATGCCGCAGTCTGTTTTCTAGATCAGCCGATGAAGGTGACTTACTCACCGAACATTCTTGGTCGTATTTTCAACGGTGCAGGTCATGCTATCGATAATGGACCTGAGCTCGAGACCGATCCCAAGGTTGAGATCGATGGCCCATCGGTCAACCCTGTCCGTCGTACACTGGCTTCACGTATGGTGCGAACCAACGTGCCAATGATTGACGTATTTAACACCCTCGTTGAATCACAGAAAATCCCAGTATTCTCGGTTGCGGGTGAGCCGTACAACAAGTTCCTATCTCGAATTGCGATTCAGGCAGAAGCGGACGTGGTTGTGTTCGCAGGCATGGGTCTTATTTACGATGATTACCATTTCTTCAAAACCCAGTTTGAAGAGGCCGGTGTTTCCTCGCGCACAGTGATGTTTGTTAACCAAGCCTCCGACCCAACTGTTGAACGTCTGCTTGCTCCCGACATGGCGCTATCCGTGGCTGAACACTTTGCAGTGGGTGAGAGCAAAAACGTGCTCGTTTTGCTTACCGATATGACCTCGTATGCGGATGCGATGAAAGAGATTGGTGTCTCTATGGACAAGATCCCTTCGAACCGCGGTTATATGGGTGATTTGTACTCACAGCTTGCTAAGCGTTACGAAAAAGCCTGTGACTACAAGGGCGCAGGCTCAGTGACTCTGCTTGCTGTTACGACGATGCCAGGCAACGACGTTACACACCCAGTACCAGATAACACCGGCTACATCACGGAAGGTCAGTTCTACCTTCACGATGGCGTCATTGATCCGTTTGGCTCTCTATCTCGCCTGAAACAGATGGTTGTCGGTAAGCAGACTCGTGAAGATCACGGTGCGCTGATGGATGCCCTGATCCGCTTGTATTCTGAGGCCGTTGAAGCAAAGCAGAAAGAGGCGATGGCGTTTGAGCTTTCTGATTACGACCGCAAAACCCTTAAGTACGGCGATCTGTTCAAGAAAAACTTTATGACGCTGGATGTCGATATGTCGCTGGAAGATGCCCTCGACCTTGGCTGGAAGATCCTTGCAGACTGCTTTGAAGCGGAAGAAACACTGATCAAAGACAGCTTGCTTGAGCACTACTGGCCATCAAACCAAACTTCCCCTGTTGAAGCGGAGGTTTAA
- a CDS encoding V-type ATP synthase subunit D, whose protein sequence is MSQVALNKSALNQEKRSLKTYNRYLPALELKRQQLMIERKKAEQALRDAEQRVAELRSIVKEAIPMLACKEISVNNLIKVHNVTLDTQNIVGCKVPVIKDIDFELTPYSYLARPHWVDSVVRQLKEMVRLRVELSVFQKRYELISHATRVTSQRVNLFSKVLIPQTKENIRRIGIYLSDQDRAAVMNAKLSKQKVLAQQAKQQGGQA, encoded by the coding sequence ATGTCCCAGGTAGCCTTGAACAAAAGCGCGTTAAACCAAGAAAAACGCAGCTTAAAGACATACAACCGCTACCTACCTGCGTTAGAGCTAAAGCGTCAACAATTGATGATTGAGCGTAAAAAAGCCGAGCAAGCATTGAGAGACGCAGAGCAGCGAGTCGCTGAGCTGCGCAGTATCGTCAAAGAAGCGATACCTATGCTGGCTTGCAAAGAGATTAGCGTGAACAACTTGATCAAAGTTCATAACGTTACACTCGATACGCAAAACATCGTTGGCTGTAAAGTGCCGGTGATCAAAGACATTGACTTTGAACTCACCCCTTACAGCTACTTAGCTCGCCCCCATTGGGTTGATAGTGTTGTGCGTCAATTGAAAGAGATGGTCCGCCTGCGTGTCGAACTGTCTGTTTTTCAAAAACGCTATGAGCTGATCAGTCATGCCACTCGCGTCACCAGTCAACGAGTGAATCTTTTCTCTAAGGTACTTATTCCACAGACAAAAGAGAACATTCGTCGTATCGGCATCTACTTGTCCGATCAAGACCGAGCCGCGGTAATGAATGCAAAACTGTCCAAGCAAAAAGTGTTAGCACAACAAGCCAAACAGCAGGGAGGTCAAGCATGA